Proteins found in one Miscanthus floridulus cultivar M001 chromosome 4, ASM1932011v1, whole genome shotgun sequence genomic segment:
- the LOC136551131 gene encoding protein neprosin-like: MARARGGAAWVLAAAWVLLWAAAAAVAAEARPPVGRRVHRHLKRLNKPAVKSIESPDGDIIDCVHISHQPAFDHPLLKNHTIQFRPAYHPEGLYDGAKSSIGSNNAGEKPMLQMWHRNGRCPEGTVPIRRTKKDDLLRASSLRRYGRKRHTAPNPLSVDPNMLSEGGHQHAIAYVEGDKYYGAKATINVWEPKILQVNEFSLSQLWILGGSFGEDLNSIEAGWQVSPDLYGDNNTRLFTYWTSDAYQATGCYNMLCSGFIQINSEIAMGASIFPISNYAGSQYDISILIWKDPKEGNWWMQFGKEYVLGYWPSFLFSYLVDSASMIEWGGEVVNSEPDGAHTSTQMGSGHFPEEGFGKASYFKNIQVVDSSNQLSTPKGVGTFTEQSNCYDVQNGNNGDWGTYFYYGGPGKNSNCP, encoded by the exons ATGGCGAGGGCGCGCGGTGGCGCCGCGTGGGTGCTGGCGGCGGCGTGGGTGCTGCTGTGGGCGGCGGCCGCGGCTGTGGCGGCGGAGGCCAGGCCGCCGGTGGGGAGGAGGGTGCACCGGCACCTCAAGCGCCTTAACAAGCCGGCCGTCAAGAGCATCGAG AGCCCAGATGGAGACATCATCGACTGCGTGCATATCTCCCACCAGCCAGCCTTTGATCATCCTCTCCTCAAGAACCACACAATACAG TTTAGGCCAGCGTACCACCCTGAAGGTCTATACGATGGTGCCAAGAGTAGCATAGGTTCAAACAATGCTGGTGAGAAGCCGATGCTCCAGATGTGGCATCGAAATGGCAGGTGTCCGGAGGGCACGGTCCCAATCAGGAGAACCAAGAAGGATGACCTGCTTCGAGCCAGCTCCCTGAGGCGGTATGGCAGGAAGCGGCACACTGCTCCGAACCCGCTGTCTGTTGATCCTAACATGCTCAGTGAGGGTGGTCACCAA CACGCCATAGCGTACGTCGAGGGTGATAAGTACTATGGCGCAAAGGCTACCATTAATGTGTGGGAGCCCAAGATTCTGCAGGTTAACGAATTTAGCCTGTCCCAGCTCTGGATCTTGGGGGGTTCATTTGGGGAGGATCTCAACAGCATAGAGGCTGGCTGGCAG GTTAGCCCTGACCTCTATGGAGACAACAACACTAGATTGTTCACATACTGGACT AGTGATGCATACCAGGCCACAGGGTGCTACAACATGCTGTGCTCTGGTTTCATTCAGATAAACAGCGAGATTGCCATGGGGGCTAGCATTTTCCCCATCTCGAACTACGCAGGCTCCCAATACGATATCAGCATCCTGATCTGGAAG GACCCCAAGGAAGGCAACTGGTGGATGCAGTTTGGCAAGGAATATGTCCTCGGCTACTGGCCATCCTTCCTCTTCTCCTACCTCGTCGACAGTGCATCGATGATCGAATGGGGTGGGGAGGTGGTGAACTCGGAGCCCGACGGCGCGCACACGTCGACGCAGATGGGTAGCGGGCACTTCCCGGAGGAAGGGTTCGGCAAGGCGAGCTACTTCAAGAACATTCAGGTGGTGGACAGCAGCAACCAGCTCAGCACCCCCAAGGGCGTGGGCACTTTCACCGAGCAGTCCAACTGCTACGACGTGCAGAACGGCAACAACGGCGACTGGGGCACCTACTTCTACTACGGCGGCCCCGGCAAGAACTCGAATTGCCCATGA